From a single Arachis hypogaea cultivar Tifrunner chromosome 3, arahy.Tifrunner.gnm2.J5K5, whole genome shotgun sequence genomic region:
- the LOC112734001 gene encoding probable AMP deaminase: MDPSSSMSLPPSMHLAMAALLGASFMAISAFYIHRRTVDHVLHRLVEVRRRPPRTSSTGAVDADTDDYDDFEEEEYEDGDDRSGFGGEFDADSTHYQGSLTRSVDESLLRSYRISSSMPNVASAADWFPEDPRLGNTAQNRVSSLDNLKFAPLGLPSLRTRSTTGENAQLSSSYKRIASVGRIMTPRSPGRTAFESTEDSDEEGTQLGDDSRIPFYPGTRDSSNNYGLNPNMCNLSGVAFRLDDANSAHQMSGEVSKEGKASGDMNTDGTVDSNSAHAAEKDLAFISNVFPKRNTVNEPINIEEEEVCKMIRECLDLRKQYVYKENLPWKAEPVEADSDPFHFEPVEATPHHFRMEDGVIHVYANKTDTEELFPVASSTTFFTDMHYILKVMSVGNVRSACYHRLRFLEEKFRLHLLLNADREFLAQKGAPHRDFYNIRKVDTHIHHSACMNQKHLLRFIKSKLRKEPDEVVIFRDGKYMTLKEVFESLDLTGYDLNVDLLDVHADKSTFHRFDKFNLKYNPCGQSRLREIFLKQDNLIQGRFLAEVTKQVLTDLEASKFQMAEYRISVYGRKQSEWDQLASWFVNNAIYNKNAVWLIQLPRLYNVYKNMGIVTSFQNILDNVFIPLFEVTIDPNSHPQLHLFLKQVVGFDLVDDESKPERRPTKHMPTPAEWTNEFNPAYSYYLYYCYANLYTLNKLRESKGMTTIKLRPHCGEAGDSDHLAAAFLLCHNISHGINLRKTPVLQYLYYLAQVGLAMSPLSNNSLFLDYSRNPLPMFFQRGLNVSLSTDDPLQIHLTKEPLLEEYSVAAKVWKLSACDMCEIARNSVYQSGFSHQTKLRWLGDKYFLRGPEGNDIHKTNVPSLRIAFRYETWKDEMQYIYAGQATFPEDVDP, from the exons ATGGATCCTTCATCTTCCATGTCGCTTCCACCTTCTATGCACCTCGCAATGGCGGCTCTGCTCGGAGCCTCCTTCATGGCCATCTCCGCCTTCTACATCCACCGCCGCACCGTTGACCACGTCCTCCACCGCCTCGTCGAGGTCCGCCGCCGGCCACCTCGCACTTCCTCTACCGGCGCCGTCGATGCCGACACCGACGACTACGATGACTTCGAAGAAGAAGAATACGAAGACGGCGACGATCGGAGTGGCTTCGGCGGAGAATTCGACGCCGATTCGACACACTATCAGGGAAGCCTGACAAGGTCCGTGGACGAAAGCTTGCTTCGGAGCTATAGGATTTCGTCTTCTATGCCGAACGTGGCTTCTGCGGCGGATTGGTTCCCGGAGGACCCTAGGCTCGGGAACACTGCGCAGAACCGTGTCTCGTCGCTTGATAATCTCAAGTTTGCGCCGCTAGGTCTTCCTTCTCTTCGAACGCGATCCACCACCG GAGAGAATGCTCAGCTTTCGAGTTCTTATAAGAGAATAGCATCTGTCGGTAGAATCATGACCCCAAGGTCGCCGGGGCGAACTGCTTTTGAAAGTACTGAAGATTCTGACGAGGAGGGAACACAGCTGGGTGATGACAGTCGGATTCCTTTCTACCCTGGGACTAGAGATTCTTCGAATAATTAT GGACTGAATCCAAACATGTGCAATTTATCCGGTGTTGCTTTCAGGCTCGATGATGCAAACTCTGCACACCAGATGTCTGGAGAGGTTTCAAAAGAAGGGAAAGCAAGTGGCGATATGAATACTGATGGAACAGTGGATTCAAATTCAGCACATGCTGCTGAAAAAGACCTTGCATTTATCAGTAATGTTTTCCCTAAAAGAAACACAGTGAACG AGCCAATAAacatagaagaagaggaagtgtgCAAGATGATTAGAGAGTGCTTAGATTTGCGTAAGCAATATGTTTACAAGGAAAACCTTCCATGGAAGGCTGAACCTGTGGAGGCTGACTCTGACCCATTTCATTTTGAACCAGTTGAAGCAACACCA CATCACTTTAGAATGGAAGATGGAGTCATACATGTCTATGCAAATAAAACTG ACACTGAAGAGCTCTTCCCTGTTGCAAGCTCAACAACATTTTTTACAGATATGCATTACATTCTTAAAGTTATGTCTGTTGGAAATGTTCGCTCTGCATGCTATCATAGGCTTCGGTTTCTGGAGGAA AAATTCCGCCTTCATCTATTACTAAATGCAGATAGGGAGTTTCTAGCCCAGAAAGGTGCACCACATCGAGATTTTTACAACATCCGAAAAGTTGATACTCACATTCACCATTCGGCTTGCATGAATCAGAAGCATCTCCTCCGCTTCATTAAGTCAAAACTAAGAAAAGAACCTGATGAG GTTGTTATATTTAGAGATGGAAAGTATATGACACTTAAGGAGGTTTTTGAGAGTTTGGATTTAACTGG GTATGATCTGAATGTCGATTTGTTGGACGTCCATGCAGATAAGAGTACATTTCATAGATTTGACAAATTCAACCTCAAGTACAATCCTTGCGGGCAAAGCAGACTCAGAGAGATATTTTTAAAGCAGGATAATCTTATCCAGG GAAGGTTTCTGGCTGAAGTAACAAAGCAAGTTTTAACCGATCTTGAAGCTAGCAAATTTCAG ATGGCTGAGTACAGGATCTCTGTTTATGGAAGAAAACAGAGTGAATGGGACCAGCTGGCAAGTTGGTTTGTTAACAATGCTATTTATAACAAGAATGCTGTATGGCTAATCCAG TTACCACGACTATACAACGTATACAAGAATATGGGAATTGTTACCTCCTTCCAGAATATTTTGGATAATGTGTTTATTCCTCTATTTGAAGTCACAATTGATCCAAACTCTCATCCTCAATTACATTTGTTTTTGAAGCAG GTGGTGGGATTTGACCTTGTAGATGATGAAAGTAAACCTGAAAGGCGTCCAACTAAGCACATGCCTACACCAGCAGAGTGGACTAATGAATTCAATCCAGCATACTCTTACTATCTTTATTACTGTTATGCAAACCTGTACACCCTCAACAAG CTCCGTGAATCTAAAGGAATGACCACTATTAAGTTGCGGCCCCATTGCGGAGAG GCAGGCGATAGTGATCATTTGGCTGCTGCTTTCCTCCTATGCCATAATATTTCCCATGGGATTAATCTACGGAAAACTCCTGTGTTGCAATATTTATATTACCTCGCACAG GTTGGATTGGCAATGTCACCACTTAGCAATAATTCACTTTTCTTGGACTATTCTCGCAATCCATTGCCCATGTTTTTCCAGCGAGGTCTGAATGTCTCTCTTTCTACTGATGATCCTTTGCAAATTCATTTGACAAAAGAGCCCTTGCTTGAGGAATATAGCGTCGCAGCAAAG GTATGGAAACTCTCTGCGTGTGATATGTGCGAAATTGCCAGAAATTCTGTCTACCAGTCTGGATTTTCACATCAGACCAAG TTACGTTGGCTTGGGGACAAGTATTTCCTTAGGGGTCCGGAAGGAAATGATATTCACAAGACAAATGTTCCCAGTTTGAGAATTGCATTCCGATATGAG ACATGGAAGGATGAAATGCAATACATATACGCTGGTCAAGCCACCTTTCCTGAAGATGTAGACCCATGA
- the LOC112734015 gene encoding protein NRT1/ PTR FAMILY 2.13: MIEKISSSESSATKTNKKYGGWKAVPFILGNETFERLAVFGLLLNFMVYLTTQLHLNQVSASNVLNIWFGLTNFGPLLGAFISDAFFGRFRTIAFASFASLLGMVLVSLTSWLPELHPPSCSAQELAKGECVKASNSQMGVVILGLCFLTIGSAGIRPCSIPFGVDQFDQTTEEGKKGMASYFNWYYTTFTLVLLLSQTLVIYVQTSISWKIGFAIPTVCMFLSIIMLFVGTRLYVYVKPEGSTFPGIGHVLVAAYRKRKLMLPMIEDKVDGVFYDPPLICASTDSLPLKLPLTNQFRALNKAALIMEGDLNEDKSIVNKWRLTSIQQVEEVKCIARVLPILFTSIIPLIALLQQGTFNVSQALKMDRNLGPKFQVPAGSIGVISYITIALWLPFYDRILVPRLRKMTNQEGGITLLLRIGIGNVFSIFSMVVAGLVEKLRRDSANSHQNPLGIAPISVFYLAPQLVLMGLCEAFSAIGLIEIFNREFPENMRSVGNSLFPFAFGCASYVSAIIVNIVHHVTATHSHPDWLTNDINAGRIDYFYYIIAGLGVINMVYFIHVATRYQYKQVQVIDPLPQDMEMGSHKT, translated from the exons ATGATTGAAAAAATATCTTCTTCAGAATCTTCAGCTACCAAAACCAACAAGAAATATGGAGGCTGGAAGGCTGTACCTTTTATTTTAG GGAATGAAACGTTTGAGAGGTTGGCAGTGTTTGGGTTACTTCTGAACTTTATGGTGTATTTGACAACACAGCTTCATCTAAACCAAGTCAGCGCTTCAAATGTTTTGAATATTTGGTTTGGGTTGACCAACTTTGGTCCCTTGCTCGGTGCCTTCATTTCTGATGCCTTTTTTGGTCGCTTCAGGACTATTGCTTTTGCTTCCTTTGCTTCTCTTTTg GGAATGGTGTTGGTGAGTTTAACATCATGGTTACCAGAATTGCACCCTCCAAGTTGCTCAGCTCAAGAACTGGCAAAGGGTGAATGTGTTAAAGCAAGCAATTCTCAAATGGGTGTTGTGATCTTAGGACTTTGCTTCTTAACAATAGGTTCGGCCGGAATAAGGCCGTGTAGCATACCGTTCGGCGTCGACCAATTCGACCAGACAACGGAAGAAGGGAAGAAAGGGATGGCCAGCTACTTCAATTGGTACTACACAACATTCACATTGGTCTTGTTGCTGTCTCAAACACTTGTTATCTATGTCCAAACCTCTATTAGCTGGAAAATAGGTTTTGCAATACCAACTGTGTGCATGTTTTTGTCCATAATCATGTTGTTTGTTGGAACAAGGCTTTATGTGTATGTGAAGCCTGAAGGGAGCACTTTTCCTGGAATTGGACATGTTCTTGTTGCTGCTTATAGGAAAAGAAAACTCATGCTTCCAATGATTGAAGACAAAGTTGATGGTGTTTTCTATGATCCCCCATTGATCTGTGCTAGTACTGATTCTTTGCCATTAAAGCTCCCTTTAACCAATCAGTTTAG GGCCTTGAACAAAGCTGCTCTAATAATGGAGGGGGATCTAAACGAAGATAAGAGCATAGTGAATAAGTGGAGACTTACAAGCATTCAGCAAGTAGAAGAGGTTAAATGCATAGCAAGAGTTTTACCAATCTTATTCACTAGTATCATTCCTCTCATTGCCTTGTTACAACAAGGAACGTTCAATGTATCACAAGCCCTGAAAATGGACAGAAACCTAGGACCCAAATTCCAAGTCCCAGCTGGTTCAATTGGAGTCATATCATACATTACCATAGCTTTGTGGCTCCCATTCTATGACCGGATCCTAGTACCAAGGCTAAGAAAAATGACCAACCAAGAAGGTGGCATCACACTACTACTAAGAATTGGAATTGGCAATgtcttctctattttctctatggtTGTTGCTGGTTTGGTAGAAAAATTGAGAAGGGATTCAGCAAATTCACATCAAAATCCACTAGGAATTGCTCCTATTTCAGTTTTTTACCTAGCACCACAATTGGTCCTAATGGGTCTCTGTGAAGCCTTTAGTGCAATAGGGCTAATTGAGATTTTTAACAGAGAGTTTCCTGAGAATATGAGAAGTGTTGGCAAttcattgtttccatttgctTTTGGATGTGCTAGCTATGTGAGTGCTATAATTGTTAACATTGTTCATCATGTTACTGCAACACATAGCCATCCAGATTGGTTAACAAATGACATAAATGCTGGTAGGATAGATTATTTTTACTACATTATTGCAGGACTAGGCGTTATAAACATGGTTTATTTTATACATGTTGCTACAAGATATCAATACAAACAGGTCCAAGTTATTGATCCATTGCCACAAGACATGGAGATGGGATCACACAAAACCTAG